One genomic segment of Rubritalea squalenifaciens DSM 18772 includes these proteins:
- a CDS encoding sialidase family protein, producing MKHCTLATCLALACSTSLAFAAKPLYQESFEDIDNKELKSQNSTWQVTEASVTNRFAKSGKHSLHVHGGKQAVRLHVPSDAQSAKGISFWAERWSGKAPFECTLSATVDGKKVKVSQLDLVIVTGARFKSHIQLPLPEGGKISDITFEVVSADKTGLLLDDIELLSEAPANPTEIPRLLPPPTEPLKLLSSATVFKGGEDKTNTYRIPSIITAKNGDLIAACDARRNNAGDLIHFGSRDIDIVIKRSTDNGKTWGPMEIVADFPAKHGGTDPSMVLDRETGEIFIFFSYMAKPPSKEFRFMVCSSKDHGKTWSEPRDITEDISKPEWKNSFKFISSGRASQTAEGKLIHNYVILGKGVKIFSSDDHGKTWKLEDAEIKPADESRVLELTDGRLMVNSRVGGGYRWVHVSEDKGKTWSSKKEHQLIDPRCNGAIIRYTAKKDGYAKDRLLFCNAGSQKGRKNLTVRISYDEGKTWSEGKVIDSGPSAYSEITILEDGSIGVFYEPGYKSLKFVRFTLEELTDGKDKLSKPYEIK from the coding sequence ATGAAACATTGCACCCTAGCCACCTGTCTCGCACTAGCCTGCTCCACGAGCTTGGCATTCGCTGCTAAGCCCCTTTACCAGGAATCCTTTGAAGATATCGACAACAAGGAACTCAAGAGCCAAAATTCAACCTGGCAGGTAACCGAAGCATCCGTCACCAACCGCTTCGCCAAGTCCGGCAAGCACTCACTTCATGTTCACGGAGGCAAGCAGGCTGTACGTCTTCATGTCCCTTCTGATGCCCAATCAGCAAAAGGTATCAGTTTCTGGGCCGAGCGCTGGTCGGGCAAAGCTCCATTCGAATGCACGCTGAGCGCTACAGTGGACGGCAAAAAGGTAAAGGTATCCCAACTGGACTTGGTCATCGTGACAGGTGCACGTTTCAAATCACACATCCAGCTGCCATTGCCAGAGGGTGGCAAAATTAGCGACATCACCTTTGAGGTCGTTTCCGCTGATAAGACTGGTCTCTTGCTCGATGACATTGAGCTTCTCTCGGAGGCACCAGCAAATCCTACAGAAATCCCACGACTCCTCCCTCCTCCTACTGAACCACTGAAGCTCCTTTCTTCAGCTACCGTCTTCAAAGGCGGAGAAGACAAGACCAACACCTACCGAATTCCCTCCATCATCACAGCAAAGAACGGTGACCTTATCGCAGCCTGTGATGCACGTAGGAACAATGCAGGAGACCTGATTCACTTTGGTTCACGAGACATCGATATCGTCATCAAGCGCAGTACCGACAACGGCAAGACCTGGGGCCCTATGGAAATTGTCGCCGACTTCCCGGCCAAGCACGGTGGTACGGATCCTTCCATGGTACTTGACAGGGAAACTGGTGAGATCTTCATCTTCTTCTCTTACATGGCGAAACCACCCTCAAAGGAATTCCGTTTCATGGTTTGCAGCAGCAAGGACCACGGTAAAACCTGGTCCGAACCTCGTGACATTACGGAAGATATTTCCAAGCCTGAGTGGAAGAACTCCTTCAAATTCATTTCCTCCGGTCGTGCCAGCCAGACGGCTGAAGGCAAGCTCATCCACAACTACGTAATCCTCGGCAAAGGTGTAAAAATCTTCTCCAGCGATGACCACGGCAAGACCTGGAAACTAGAGGATGCTGAGATCAAGCCGGCTGACGAATCCCGTGTCCTTGAACTCACTGACGGTCGACTGATGGTGAATTCGCGTGTTGGCGGCGGCTACCGCTGGGTGCATGTATCAGAGGACAAAGGTAAGACCTGGTCCTCCAAGAAAGAGCACCAGCTCATCGACCCTCGATGCAACGGCGCCATCATCCGCTACACCGCCAAGAAAGATGGCTATGCCAAAGACCGCCTTCTTTTCTGCAATGCGGGCTCCCAGAAAGGCCGTAAGAATCTCACTGTCCGCATCAGCTACGATGAAGGCAAGACCTGGAGCGAGGGCAAAGTCATCGACTCAGGCCCGTCCGCCTACTCCGAGATCACCATCCTCGAAGACGGCTCCATCGGCGTCTTCTACGAGCCAGGCTACAAGTCCCTCAAGTTCGTACGCTTCACTCTCGAAGAACTCACTGACGGCAAGGACAAGCTGAGCAAGCCCTACGAAATCAAATAA
- the trpB gene encoding tryptophan synthase subunit beta, protein MSNTQLPDSSGHFGTYGGMFVPETLMAPLQDLAKSYEEAKADPEFQKELDYLLRQYCGRPTPLYFAERWTEKLGGAKIYLKREDLLHTGAHKINNAIGQILLAKKIGKKRIIAETGAGQHGVATATVCARFGLECIVYMGAVDMERQALNVARMRLLGAEVRPVTTGQATLKDAVNEAMRDWVATVDNTHYILGSALGSHPFPMMVRDFHRVIGLEAREQILETEGRLPDLLVACVGGGSNAIGLFHPFIGDESVKMMGVEAGGDGIVKERHAARFQGGKLGVLQGTKTWLLADEDGQIELTHSVSAGLDYAAVGPEHAYLKDIGRADYDYATDDEALAAFKELSSTEGILPALESSHAMAYVSKIAGSMPKDSIIIANLSGRGDKDVEQAAKYLLKD, encoded by the coding sequence ATGAGTAACACCCAATTACCAGATTCCAGCGGTCACTTCGGGACATACGGTGGTATGTTCGTGCCAGAGACTTTGATGGCTCCACTTCAAGACCTTGCCAAGTCCTATGAAGAAGCCAAGGCTGATCCAGAATTCCAGAAGGAGCTGGACTACCTGCTGCGCCAGTACTGCGGGCGCCCAACGCCTCTCTACTTTGCGGAGCGATGGACCGAGAAGCTGGGTGGTGCAAAGATTTACCTGAAGCGTGAAGACCTTCTTCACACCGGTGCTCACAAGATCAATAACGCCATTGGCCAGATCCTTCTCGCCAAGAAAATCGGCAAGAAGCGCATTATCGCCGAGACGGGTGCTGGCCAGCACGGTGTGGCGACTGCTACCGTTTGTGCCCGCTTCGGTCTCGAGTGCATCGTCTACATGGGCGCTGTCGATATGGAGCGCCAGGCTCTCAACGTGGCTCGCATGCGTCTCCTGGGAGCAGAAGTCCGCCCTGTGACTACGGGTCAGGCAACTCTCAAGGATGCAGTAAATGAGGCTATGCGTGACTGGGTAGCAACTGTGGATAATACCCACTACATTCTGGGCTCTGCACTTGGATCCCACCCGTTCCCGATGATGGTACGTGACTTCCACCGCGTGATTGGCCTCGAAGCTCGTGAGCAGATTCTTGAGACGGAAGGTCGTCTTCCAGATCTACTGGTTGCCTGTGTAGGTGGCGGTTCCAATGCGATCGGTCTATTCCACCCATTCATCGGCGACGAAAGCGTCAAGATGATGGGTGTGGAAGCTGGTGGTGATGGTATCGTCAAAGAGCGCCATGCAGCTCGCTTCCAGGGCGGCAAGCTTGGCGTGCTGCAGGGTACCAAGACCTGGTTGCTCGCTGATGAGGACGGCCAGATCGAGCTGACTCACTCTGTGAGTGCGGGTCTCGACTACGCAGCCGTCGGTCCAGAGCACGCATATCTCAAGGATATCGGTCGTGCAGACTACGACTATGCGACAGACGATGAAGCGCTCGCAGCCTTCAAGGAACTCTCCTCCACAGAAGGCATTCTCCCTGCGCTGGAAAGCTCCCATGCGATGGCATACGTGAGCAAGATTGCAGGCTCCATGCCGAAAGATTCTATCATCATCGCTAACCTCTCAGGGCGCGGTGACAAGGACGTAGAGCAGGCGGCCAAGTATCTTCTCAAGGACTGA